From one Anopheles bellator chromosome 1, idAnoBellAS_SP24_06.2, whole genome shotgun sequence genomic stretch:
- the LOC131216795 gene encoding uncharacterized protein KIAA1143 homolog: MPKRNNVAFIKPEEPSFLKKMKEQIGYKEGPSVDDKREAIENYSDDSDAEEKEDERPQIVVIKEGDLTEAEAAKAFKEESEKPADLSQKIVFKSKKAKQDKPDDKPKADQKRPRKAKEKQHSKLSFDVEDEED, encoded by the exons ATGCCGAAACGCAACAACGTCGCGTTTATCAAGCCGGAAGAACCGAgctttttgaagaaaatgaaagaacaAATTGGCTATAAAGAAGGTCCTTCGGTAGACGATAAG cGTGAAGCGATAGAAAACTACTCCGATGACTCAGAcgccgaagaaaaggaagacGAAAGACCACAAATAGTGGTAATCAAGGAAGGTGATCTTACAGAAGCAGAGGCCGCAAAAGCCTTCAAAG AGGAAAGTGAGAAGCCGGCGGATTTAAGCCAAAAAATTGTGTTCAAATCGAAAAAGGCAAAGCAGGATAAGCCAGACGACAAACCAAAGGCAGACCAAAAGAGGCCTAGAAAAGCCAAGGAGAAACAGCACAGCAAACTTTCCTTCGATGtggaagatgaagaagattAA